One Saprospiraceae bacterium DNA window includes the following coding sequences:
- a CDS encoding tryptophan 2,3-dioxygenase — translation MTPMKEVHYSDYLQLEKILSAQTLESELQGAPAHDEMLFIIIHQAYELWFKQILFEIDSVADIMANPINDNSPDLQTVVHRLSRVATILKVAVHQIDILETMTPMDFLDFRDFLRPASGFQSWQFKIAEAKLGLRFPERFGQEYYISQLRPAQVALIKETEQRSSLLDLVSAWLERMPFFDAPAYWASYRPLFPVADGKHPFWSDYSAIYTNSLVEGEKGNVGHFEKFFFGENNPAERRLSASAARAALFIMLYRGYPLLQLPFQLLNNLLEIDEQLSTWRYRHLNMVTRMIGLRTGTGGSSGQGYLKGALDKHYIFRDIAALSSYLIERRKLPQLSKELEHGLGF, via the coding sequence ATGACTCCAATGAAAGAAGTCCACTATTCCGACTACCTCCAACTCGAAAAAATACTTTCAGCACAAACCCTTGAAAGCGAGTTGCAAGGTGCCCCCGCGCACGACGAGATGTTGTTCATCATCATCCATCAGGCGTATGAGCTTTGGTTCAAGCAAATCCTGTTCGAGATAGACTCGGTGGCCGACATCATGGCCAACCCGATTAACGACAACTCGCCCGACCTCCAGACGGTGGTGCATCGGCTCAGTCGCGTAGCGACCATCTTGAAAGTGGCTGTCCACCAGATTGATATTCTGGAAACGATGACCCCTATGGACTTCCTCGATTTCCGCGACTTCCTGCGCCCCGCCTCGGGCTTTCAAAGTTGGCAGTTCAAAATCGCGGAGGCCAAGTTGGGGCTGCGATTTCCTGAGCGTTTTGGTCAGGAATACTACATCTCCCAATTGCGCCCGGCTCAAGTCGCCCTGATTAAGGAGACCGAACAGCGCTCTTCCCTGCTCGATTTGGTGAGTGCATGGCTCGAACGGATGCCCTTTTTCGATGCGCCTGCTTATTGGGCCTCCTACCGCCCCTTGTTCCCTGTGGCGGATGGGAAACACCCATTTTGGAGCGATTATTCAGCCATCTACACCAACAGTCTGGTAGAGGGCGAAAAAGGCAACGTGGGGCACTTCGAAAAATTCTTTTTCGGCGAAAACAACCCCGCAGAGCGCCGCCTTAGCGCGAGCGCCGCTCGTGCCGCCCTTTTTATCATGCTCTATCGGGGCTATCCGCTGCTCCAACTGCCTTTCCAACTGCTCAACAACCTGCTCGAAATAGACGAGCAACTCTCCACTTGGCGCTATCGCCACCTCAACATGGTGACGCGCATGATTGGCTTGCGCACCGGCACAGGCGGCTCCAGCGGTCAGGGCTATCTCAAAGGCGCTTTGGACAAACACTATATTTTTCGGGACATCGCCGCGCTTTCCAGTTACCTCATCGAACGGCGAAAACTCCCGCAACTGAGCAAGGAGCTGGAGCACGGGTTGGGGTTTTGA